In Asterias rubens chromosome 15, eAstRub1.3, whole genome shotgun sequence, a genomic segment contains:
- the LOC117300266 gene encoding glycoprotein-N-acetylgalactosamine 3-beta-galactosyltransferase 1-like, translating to MMFHFCFPLGPLKKVSPTDSDNFRKVKVLCWIMTSPKTLYAKALHIKETWGPRCDVTLYMSSKADPTFPAIGLPVEEGRKNLWNKTLNAFNYIYQNHFNDADWFMKADDDTYVIVDNLRYFLSDKNSSEGVYFGHRFRSFSKEGYMSGGAGYVMSKEALRLFGTKGKSDNACSLNSKACGKSINDPEDAKMGQCLTAVGVHTGESRDTKKRARFLIQGHLPRWIHSHKKHNIAKGPGCRSDYLISFHHVTPTKMHDFDFYDYRLRLAGNDGQHVYRVDNKTVPI from the exons atgatgtttcatttttgttttcctctagGACCTTTGAAGAAAGTTTCCCCGACTGATTCTGATAATTTTCGCAAGGTCAAAGTACTTTGCTGGATAATGACGTCACCAAAAACTTTATACGCAAAGGCTCTCCACATTAAAGAGACGTGGGGTCCACGCTGTGACGTCACTCTCTACATGAGTAGCAAAGCTGATCCAACTTTTCCAGCGATCGGACTTCCAGTGGAAGAAGGACGCAAAAATCTTTGGAATAAAACCTTAAACGCCTTCAACTATATCTACCAGAACCATTTCAACGACGCTGATTGGTTCATGAAGGCTGATGACGACACTTACGTCATCGTAGACAACCTGCGCTACTTTTTGAGCGACAAAAACAGCAGTGAAGGCGTTTACTTCGGCCACCGTTTCAGGTCGTTTTCAAAGGAAGGGTACATGAGTGGAGGCGCGGGGTACGTTATGAGCAAAGAGGCACTGAGGTTGTTTGGGACAAAAGGGAAAAGTGATAATGCGTGTAGCCTAAATTCCAAAGCGTGTGGTAAAAGTATAAATGATCCGGAGGATGCTAAGATGGGGCAGTGTTTGACGGCAGTTGGCGTCCATACTGGAGAGTCAAGAGATACAAAGAAGAGGGCGCGATTTCTTATTCAGGGGCATCTCCCGAGATGGATTCACTCACACAAGAAGCATAACATAGCAAAG GGTCCCGGATGTCGTTCCGATTACCTCATCTCCTTTCATCACGTGACACCCACAAAGATGCACGACTTCGACTTTTATGATTATCGTCTCCGCTTAGCTGGGAACGATGGTCAACACGTTTACCGGGTCGATAATAAAACTGTTCCAATATAA
- the LOC117300063 gene encoding ubiquitin carboxyl-terminal hydrolase MINDY-3-like, with protein MASTSKQEQQETSSGSSLLDEVVCMTWGPELKEDVFARWGQGFAFSEHEPSALLQHEGGPCAVIAPLQAFILKALLFQGEPPVEWRNLNGDQCRALLLAAMTEVLQTVSSGGGYYLVLKNDKQDAILEEGAVIENVVEAAQGELHNHRIFHSNLRLQPFDSIEEVNRGLESSHEMFLADSGLLLFLYSVLLTKGLDKIRQEVEDTTEPLIDGIYGHGSQSLINLMLTGSAVSHVFDDEKEVDGLKMRGITRQTNVGFLTLLENLRYCEVGSFLKNPRQPIWVLGSETHLTVLFTQEASLVAEETEWEKAHRIFSMYDTECSGFITTIMLKEVLDALELATIPEYIDFVKQRLDPDDFGVILLNSFMTEFFPNKPERTIPEYFTIYHYNGLKRSCPNRQVAYIEGRASIPDPSDLTCLSDATPIKCCLRTKWPTCEVDWKDNANPSII; from the exons ATGGCTTCCACAAGTAAGCAAGAACAACAGGAAACATCGTCAGGATCAAGTTTATTAGACGAGGTAGTTTGCATGACGTGGGGTCCGGAGCTTAAAGAAGATGTATTTGCAAGATGGGGTCAAG GATTTGCATTCAGTGAACATGAACCTTCAGCTTTATTACAGCATGAAGGAGGACCGTGTGCTGTTATTGCTCCATTACAAGCGTTCATCCTAAAGGCTCTTCTATTCCAAGGAGAACCACCAGTGGAATGGAGAAACCTCAATG GAGATCAGTGCCGTGCTCTCCTCCTGGCGGCCATGACAGAAGTGCTTCAGACGGTCAGTAGCGGGGGAGGATACTACCTGGTCTTGAAGAACGATAAACAAGACGCCATCTTGGAAGAGGGGGCTGTTATCGAGAATGTCGTTGAGGCAGCTCAGGGCGAGTTGCACAACCATAGAATATTCCACTCTAATTTGAG GTTACAACCGTTTGATTCTATTGAAGAAGTCAACAGAGGTTTAGAATCATCGCACGAAATGTTCCTTGCCGATTCGGGTCTTCTGTTGTTTCTATATTCTGTACTGTTAACCAAG GGTTTAGATAAAATCAGACAGGAGGTTGAAGATACCACGGAGCCACTCATTGATGGCATCTATGGACACGGAAG TCAAAGTCTGATCAACCTCATGCTCACGGGTAGCGCAGTATCACATGTATTCGATGACGAGAAGGAGGTTGATGGTTTGA AAATGAGGGGAATCACCAGGCAGACAAACGTCGGGTTCCTAACGCTTCTAGAAAACTTAAGATATTGTGAG GTTGGATCTTTCTTAAAGAACCCAAGGCAACCTATTTGGGTGTTAGGGAGTGAGACACACCTTACAGTATTGTTTACTCAG GAGGCCTCTTTAGTTGCGGAGGAAACTGAGTGGGAGAAAGCACATAGGATATTTAGTATGTATGACACAGAGTGTAGCGGCTTCATCACAACTATCATGCTGAAAGAGGTATTGGACGCCCTTGAACTTGCCACCATACCAGAATA TATTGACTTTGTCAAACAGCGTCTGGACCCAGATGACTTTGGTGTTATTCTTCTCAACTCCTTCATGACAGAATTCTTCCCAAATAAA CCTGAGCGGACTATTCCAGAATATTTTACTATCTATCACTACAATGGATTGAAAAGATCTTGTCCAAATAGACAG GTTGCGTACATTGAGGGGAGAGCCTCCATACCCGATCCTAGTGACTTGACGTGTTTGAGTGACGCAACCCCCATCAAATGCTGTCTAAGAACCAAATGGCCCACCTGCGAGGTTGACTGGAAAGACAACGCAAACCCATCAATTATCTGA